CCTGGTCAGCGACCACGGCCGCTTCGCGGGCCGCGTCCACCTGGCGCCGATCGCCCGCGGCAATCTGCAGGTGCACTGGCCGGAGTCGAACCCGCTGCTCGCCCGCGGCGTCGTCGACGCGCTCGGCGGCGTGCCCGATTACCTCGCGGTGGTGCGCATCGAGCGCCGCGAGGAATGACGGCCGCCGGGCCGCGTGGCCGAGGAGGGTGGCGTCGGGGGCGATCCCTAGCGGGCTGACCTTGATGCGACAGAAGACTTTCACCACGGAGGCGCGGAGCCACGGAGAGTGACTGGTCTCGAAGCCCGCTCAGCGCTCATCGCAAAGTTCATTGGAAATGGAGTGCGAGGGAGGCCCCGCGCCTTCGCTATGGCACCGAGCCCTCCCTGTCTCCGTGCCTCCGTGGTGAGGAGTCTCCGTGGTGAGGAGTCTTTTGTGGCTACGTTTCTCGCCCGAATGATCCGCCCCCGGCCGGGGCGGCACGATCAGCCATCAACTCGGCGTAGGAGGCGCGGATCAGATCGCCGGCGCGCAGGCCGAGCGCGGCCATGAGGCGATCGACCTGCGCCCGGCAGGCGGCGTCGTCGTGCGCCGCGTCGACCACCGCTTCGAGCTCGAGGAACGTGCCCAGCCCGTCGACGGTGTCGAGGTGGAGGCGCACGTTGTCGATCAGCAGCACCTCGCGCCGCTTGCGGACGACCACGATCGGCTCCCCCGGCAGCGCGGCGTCGTCGGCCAGCGGGGTGATCGTGTAGTCGCTGGCGCGCACGCCGCTCGCCTCCGGCCGCCGGTAGTCGATGCGCTCGCGTCGCCCGCCGGCGATCTGCCGGATCTTCACCCGCCGCCCGCCGTCGAGCGCCACGTAGGTATCGACCTGCTCCTCGACCGCGTGCGGCCGCCCGCCCACGCGCAGGGCGACGGCGCGGGCCGCGTCGGGGTCGACCAGCCGGGCCTTGATCTCGATGTTGCGCGCCATCGGTCTCGCCCGCCGTCTACGCCAGGCGCGGCTTCATGCGCCAGCGGATCAGCAGCATCAGGGCGGTGAACAGGAGGCAGAGGGCGAGGATCGGCACGGCGACGTCGGCGACGCCGGCGCCGCGCTCGATCACCCGGCGCAGCGAGATCTGGTACCAGCGCAGCGGCAGGAGGAAGCCGACCTCGCGCACCCCGGGGGGCATGAGCTGGTACGGGAACATGCTGCCGGAGAGCACGAACGACGGCAGGATGAAGAAGACCGAGATGAACACCGCCTGCGCCGAGGTCGAGGCCAGGGTCGAGACGAAGACGCCGATCGCCAGCGAGGCGAGGACGAACGGCAGGGTGACGATGAGCAGCGCCGGCCAACTGCCGCGCGGCCAGATGCCGAACGCGAGGCCCGCGGCGGTCACCGCCAGCAGCAGCACGACGTAGCTGATGACGATGTGCGGCGCGAGCTTGCCGAAGACGATCTCGAGCGCCGTCGTCGGCTGCGACAGCATGTGCTCGTAGGTGCCGCTCTCGCGCTCGCCGACGATGCCGAGGCTGGTCACCGAGAGGCAGACGTTGGTGAGCAGCATGCCGGCGAGCGCGGCGAGGAAGAACTCGCGGTCGCGCAGGGTCGGGTTGAAGCGGAAGCGCTGGCGCAGATCGAGCGGCGCCGCCGCCGGCGCCGTCGCGCCGCGCGGCCGGTAGGCGGCGCCGACCTGGCGGATGATGCCGCCGACGCGCGCGCCGGTGATCGGGTCGGTGCCGTCGAGCAGCACCTGCACCTGGGGCTGGCCGCGCTCGACGGCGCGGCGGAAGTCGACGGGGATGACGACGAACGCCACGGCGTGGCCGCGGCGCAGCAGCGCCAGGCCGGCGTCGTAGCTGTCGACCGGCTCGGCGGCGAGGAAGTAGCCGGTCGACTGCACCGCCTCGAGCAGGCCGCGCGAGGCGGCGGTGCGGCTCTGGTCGAGCACCGCCCACGGCACGTGCGCCGGCTTGTTCGACAGGGCGAAGCCGAACAGCAGCAGCATCATGATCGGCTGCACC
The genomic region above belongs to bacterium and contains:
- a CDS encoding class IV adenylate cyclase — protein: MARNIEIKARLVDPDAARAVALRVGGRPHAVEEQVDTYVALDGGRRVKIRQIAGGRRERIDYRRPEASGVRASDYTITPLADDAALPGEPIVVVRKRREVLLIDNVRLHLDTVDGLGTFLELEAVVDAAHDDAACRAQVDRLMAALGLRAGDLIRASYAELMADRAAPAGGGSFGRET
- a CDS encoding ABC transporter permease, whose protein sequence is MSARFLSNVLAVAYKETVALRHDRAFLGAVLVQPIMMLLLFGFALSNKPAHVPWAVLDQSRTAASRGLLEAVQSTGYFLAAEPVDSYDAGLALLRRGHAVAFVVIPVDFRRAVERGQPQVQVLLDGTDPITGARVGGIIRQVGAAYRPRGATAPAAAPLDLRQRFRFNPTLRDREFFLAALAGMLLTNVCLSVTSLGIVGERESGTYEHMLSQPTTALEIVFGKLAPHIVISYVVLLLAVTAAGLAFGIWPRGSWPALLIVTLPFVLASLAIGVFVSTLASTSAQAVFISVFFILPSFVLSGSMFPYQLMPPGVREVGFLLPLRWYQISLRRVIERGAGVADVAVPILALCLLFTALMLLIRWRMKPRLA